The window CCGATGACCGGCGGAAACCGGTACCGGTGCCATGCTCAGCCGGGCAGTGAGCTGCGCTCGCCTCCGTTGGCGACCACCACTGTTCCGTTGAGGTAGCTGCTGCGGCCGTCGACCAGGAACAGGACCACATCGGCGATCTCATCGGGCTCGCCCACCCGACCGCGAATGTTGACCTGCCCGAGCACCTCGATGTTCTCGCCGAGCATCTGCTCGGTGCCGGCGGTGCGTACCGGGCCCGGCGAGACGCCGTTGACCCGGACTCCGTTGGCACCGAATTCGGTGGCCCAGGAGCGGGTGAGCAGTTCCACGGCAGCCTTCGACGCGCCGTACGCGGCACCGACGGGTGCGGCCGAGGTGGCCGCGGTCGAGGTGACGTTGACGACGACACCGTAGCCGCGCTTCGCCATCGCCGGCGCCAGGGCACCCACCAGGAGGAAGGGTGCCCTGGTGTTGATCGCGACGTGCCGGTCGAAGCTTTCCGCGCTCGTCTCCGGCGTGCTGGTGAAGACGTAGATGCCGGCGTTGTTGACCAGGATGTCCACCTGACCGGCGTTGTCGGCCAGCCGGGCGACCTCCTCGGGGTTCGCCAGGTCGGCAACCACGAAGCGCGCCCGGCCGCCCCGCGCGACGATCTCGGTCACCACCTCGCTCCCCCGGCCCGGATCGCGCCCGTGCACGACGACCTCGGCGCCGCGGTCGGCCAACTTGAGGGCCACGGCGCGGCCGATGCCGGCGGTCGCGCCGGTCACCAGCGCGGTACGACCTGCGAGATCAGTGTCGACAGACATGACAACCTGCTTTCTGGGTTGGGCTACCCAATTTTTAGCAGTAAGTTTTGGGTTGCGCAACCCATTCCGGTAGGGTGGTGTCCGTGACAGACAGCGCGGACAAGCCCCGTCGGTTGACGCGCAAGGGGCAGGCGACCCGTGAGCGGATCCTGCAGGCGGCCACCGACCTCATCGCCGTACACGGGGTCGCGGGCACCGGCACCGAGGATGTCCGCAGGGCGGCCGGGGTGAGCGGCTCGCAGATCTACCACTACTTCGACAGCAAGCAGGCCCTGATCCGAGCGGTCATCACCCGTCAGGCCGACGCGGCACCGGTCCCCGGCCAGCCGATGATGGGCCTGCTCGACAGCTTCGACGCCCTCCGGGCGTGGGCCGACGCGGCGATCGAACGTCAGGAACAGAACGACGGTCGCGGTGAATGCACGCTCGGCTCACTGGCCGGGGAACTCAGCGCGACCGACGAGGAGTCGCGGGAGGATCTCAGCAAGGGGTTCCTCCGATGGCAGTCACTGCTCCACGACGGCCTGTTCGCCATGCAGGACCGGGGAGAGCTGCACCCGGACGCGGACCTGGACGAGCTGTCCCTCGCCCTGCTGACCGCGCTGCAGGGCGGGACCCTCCTCAGCCAGACGATGCGGGACACCCGACCGCTCCGGGCATCGATGAACGCGGCGCTGGCCTACATTCGCTCCTTCGCGCCTCCTGCTTGAGCGCCGGGAGCAGCCGCTCGGTACGAGCGGACACCGTCAGAGGCCGAACATCGGCAGGCAGGCCGCCATGCCGTCGACCGTCACGGTCGGCCGCTCCTGCCGGTTCCACTTCTCTCGGGTGAGCCGCAGGCGGTCGGACACCACGGCCTCGCCGTAACGGGCGTCGACGGAGTGCCGTCGTTGTCGTAGCCGAGCTTGCGGGACACACCCTGGGAGGAGTGGTTGTCCTGGAACACCTCGCCGACAGGCGGGAACTGACGTGTCCACAATCAGTACGGCCACCGTTGAGCGCTCGGGTTCGCGAACTGGCGCGGCGACCTGGCTCGTGCGGCCAAGCTGGAGAGGCTCCGTCCGTTCGCCGTCTGCCCCGAGGTGACAGCAGTGCGCAGATCGGATGCCGAGCCGAGTCACCGTGTCTTCTGAGCGATGGCGAGCCGGGTCCGGTACTGCTTGGTGATTTCTCCGTTGTAGACGTCGTCGATCAGGTGGGTGATGCACGCGAACAGGCCGCTGCGTGCCTGCGGTGCCATGGCTCGATTGCCGGAGTAGGTCATGAGCAGGTTCAGATACTCGTGGGCCGTGTAGGTCTGTTGCCACTCGTAGCGCCGGAATTCGACTGGCCCGAATCGTGCCGACCGATCGAACTCTGCCGCCTCCTCGGGGGTCTCGTCATCGGTCGTCAGGCGCATGCCGGGCGGTGTTGTGGGGTCGAAACGTTCATAGCATCGTTGGGCGTCGGCGAAGAAGGCGCTCGTCCCGCCGGCGATGTGGTGGGTCGAGACGATGCCGAGAGATCCGCCGGGACGCAGCAGGTCAGCGGCTTTGATCATGCGGACGTCGGGGTCAAGCCAGTGGAACGCGGTCGCGGAGAGAACCGCGTCGAAGGTTCCGTCCGAGGGCTGCCAGTCCTCGAAGGCCGCCGCGACCACGGTGACGTTCGGAAACCGTGCGAGGTTGCGTCGGGCGATGGCGGCCATGTCGGGGCTGAGGTCCATCGCGACGACATGGCATCCCAGTTGTGCCAGGGGCAGGGTCGCTTGGCCGGTGCCGCATCCGATCTCCAGCACCCGAGTGTGTGGACCGAGATCTGCGAATGTGGCGAGGTCGGTGAACAGTTGGGGCGGATAGGTCGGACGGCATTGGTCGTAGAGTTCGGCGTCCTGGCCGAATGTGGTGCGCAGTATTTCTCGGTTGGTGTCGGTCATAGTTGCTGGTTATCCCCTCAAGTCGCGCGGAACCGGAGGACCACCACGAGCCGGATCAGCTTGACACGATAGTTTGGCGATCATGGCGGACTGGGAGATCCGGCCGGCTTCGGTGGCGGATATCGAGGCGGTGGCCGAGTTGCGGGCCGTGGTGCTGCGGGCAGACCTGGAACGGCTCGGGCGGTACGACGAGCAACGGGTCCGGCAGCGACTGCGGCACGGGTTCGCACCCGAGCACACCTGGGTGATCGAGGTGGACGGGGCGTTCGCCGGCTGTGTGTCGCTGCGGCCGGCCGAGGACGCCCACTGGCTGGAGCACTTCTACCTGGTCCCGCACCTGCAGGGCAGCGGCATCGGTACGGCCGTGCTGCGTGGGCTGCTGGAGCGGTGCGACCGCGCCGGCACCCTGGTCCGGCTGAACGTGCTCCAGGGCAGTGCGGCCCGTCGGCTGTACGAGCGGCACGGGTTCAGACCTGAGACCGAGGATGCGGTGGACGTCTTCATGGTGCGCGAGCCGGCCTTCGCCGCGCCTGACGTGTGATCACCGTAAGTGATCATTGGTGCTGCTACCGAAGTAGCGGAGAGAGGGTTCCTTCCTGCCGTCCCACAGGAAGGAACCCTCTCCCCTTCGCCCCAGTCAGGCTGTTCCGGCGGCCCGGCTCCGCACCGGAGCCGGGCCGCTGGGGTCTTCGTCCGCCGCATCGGCGGAAGCATCGGCCGGGTCGGCGACTGTCCGCCCGGTGGTCGGGTCGGCGCCGAGGCCGGCCGCGACGGCCAGGTCGGCGCCGTTCAGCGGCAGGGTGACGGTCACCAGGTCACCGTCGGTCTCGACCGGTTCCGGCCGACCCACCCGGTGCAGCACCCGCAGCAGGCCGAGGTTGTCGGCGTACGCGTGCGCCACCAGCGCCGCGCACCCGCCCCGGCTCGCGTACGCGACCAGCCGGCGCATCAGCGCGCCGCCCAGCCCACGCCGCTGCCAGGCGTCCTCGACCAGCAGCGCCACCTCGGCCAGCGCACCCTCGGGCACCAGGTTGGCCATCGCCACCACCCGTTCCGGGGTGCCGTCGACACCGCCGGCCACGGCCAGCAGGGTCATCCCCCGCGCCGGCTCCAGCAGTTGGCGCAACCGGTCCGGGGATGGGGTCGCCGCGCCCAGGTAACGCTGCCAGCGGGTCCGGGCCGAGCAGCGGTTCTGCATCGCCAGCACCGCCGGCAGGTCGTCCGCGGTCGCCGGTCGTACGGTCAGTTCGGCGCCGTCGGGCAGGACCAGGGTGACCTGGTCGGCCGTACGCCGTACCACGTTCGCGGCCAGGTCCACCAGCGCCTGGGCGCGGGCGTACTCGGCCGGGGTGAAGCCGGGCGCGGCGCGGAGCACCTCGTAGGAGCCGCCGGCCGGGTCGGCGAGTCGCATGGTCTCCAGTCCCGGCTGCGGACGGCTCTGTCCGGGTGCCGGGCGCCAGGTGACCGCGTCGGCCCCGAGCAGTGCCCGCAACGCCTCACCGAGCGCGTCCGGGTCCCGGACCAGCCTGCTGGCCAGCCCCAACGCGCGGGTCGGCTGGTCCACCAGGCCACGCGCCTCGCTGCGCGCCACCCAGCAGTTCCGTCCGCGTCCGCGTTCCACCGCCGCCACCAGGTCGGCCGCGGTCAGTCGTTCCGGTGCGTCGACCAGGAAGTCGTCGAGCGCGCCGGCCTCGGTGGTGTGTACCTGCACGCTGAGGATGTTGACTCCGCGCAGCGCGAGACTGGCGGTCAACACCGCCAGGTAACCTGGCCGGTCATCGACCGTCGCCCTGATCCGCCATAGCGCCATCTCAGCTCCTCTCCCGGGTCCGCCCGGCCCATCGGCCGGGCTCGTCACGGGTCACTCCGCGTCAGCGTCGAGCGGTCACGATCGGATGGCCGCCGGGGGCGCACTGACCAGGTCGAGCCGGTCACCGAGGATGACCGCCGCGGCCCGTACCAGTTGCGCCACCCGGTCCACCTCGGTGATGTGGAAGCCTGCCGCCGACAGGCCTTCCGCATCCACCCGAGCCACCATGAGCACCAGCCCGGCCCGGCCGAACGGCGCCGCCACGTAGTGGGTGCCGACCGGCCCGTCCATCGCCCGGGCCCGTAGTGGCGTCACCTCCGGCAGGGTCAGCGGGTTCGGCGCACGCCAGCTCGCGTACGCCACCGCCGGTGCCCCACCGGGCGCCCCGGGAAGCGCCGCCCCCCGCCGGGACGCCCAGTCCGCCGGGACCACCGCGGCCGCCGCCCAGTCCGCCGCCAACAGACCGGGTACGGCGTCCACCAGCGTCGCCAGCCCGTCGCCGGGATTCCCCGCCACCTGGGCCAGCAACTCGGCATCCTGTCCCCCACTGGTGGGCGCGCCGATCGCCCGCCAGACGCCGTCCACCTGCACGCCGGGTATCGCCGCCAACCCGGCCATCAGCCGTTCGACCCGGGATGCACCGGGCCAGACCACGGTAAAGTCGTCGACAGCTCGCCCGCCGAGCCGCTCCAGCACGATCACCTGGACGATGTCGGCGCCCGCCACGCCCAGCGTGCGGGCCACCTGACCGAGCGCGCCCGGTCGGTCCGGCAGGGTCACCCGAACCCTCAGCAACATCTCTCTGTTCCTCCGTCGACGAGTCGGCGCGGGAACCCCGGGCGCCTGCTGACGGCGTCTGCACGCCGCTTTACCTGAACCAAGATTGCCCGCTGACCATTTCGCCCCTGTTGCCGCACCATGTCCCGGCCGCAAACACCCGTCCTTGACAAGTTGGCCCAGGTGCCATCAACTGTTCGGATGACCGAGCCGCCGGGCAGCGCCGTCCGGCCGGAGCCGACGTCGGCCGCCCCGGATCCGGGGCCCGTACCGACGGAGGAGTCGCCGGCCGGTCTCGATCTCGACCGGCTCGCCGGGCACCTGAGCGTCCACCGTCCCGACCTGCTCGACGGCGCACCCCGGGCCCGACTGATCCCCGGTGGCCGGTCCAACCTGACCTACCGGGTACGAACCGGTGCCCGCGAGTTCGTGCTGCGCCGTCCCCCGCTGGGCCACGTCCTGGCCACCGCGCACGACATGGCCCGCGAGTTCCGGGTGATCTCCGCCCTGTCCGGCACCGGTGTCCCGGTCCCGGCCGCGCTGCTGCTCTGCCCGGACCACACGGTGATCGGGGCCCCGTTCTACCTGATGGAGTGGGTGCCCGGGGTGGTCTACCGGGACCGGGCGCAGACCGACCGGCTCGGCCCGGGTCAGCGGCGTGCGTTGGCGCTCGCGATGATGGACACCCTGGCCGTGCTGCACGGGGTCGACCCCGCCTCGGTCGGCCTGGCCGACTTCGGCCGCCCCGAGGGTTTCCTCGCCCGGCAGGTACGTCGCTGGGGCGGGCAGCTCGACCAGTCCCGCAGCCGACCCCTGCCCGGCATGGCGGAACTGCGCGAGCGGCTGGCCGCCACCGCGCCCGAGGGCGCCAACGCGGGCCGGATCGTGCACGGCGACTACCGCCTGGACAACCTGCTGGCCGAGGCCGGTCCCGAGGAGAACGCGGAGCCGGCGGGGGCGACCATCCGGGCGGTGCTGGACTGGGAGATGGCCACCCTCGGCGACCCGCTGGCCGACCTCGGGCTGCTGCTGACGTACTGGGAGGTGCTCGGTGACCGGGAGGAGACGGTCGGCAACCCGGTCGCCGACGGCCTCGGCCCCCGGGCCGGGTTCCCGTCCGGTGCCGAGCTGATCGAGCGGTACGCCGACCGCAGCGACGTCGACGTCGGCCCGCTGGACTGGCACATCGCGCTCGGCTGCTTCAAGCTCGCGGTGATCTGCGAGGGCATCCACTACCGGCACACGCTCGGGCAGACCGTGGGCGACGGCTTCGACCGGATCGGCGAGATGGTGTTCCCGCTGGTCGAGCACGGGCTGACCGCCGTACCCCGGGGCTGACGCGGTGGCCGACGCGGAATCCCGCGCACCGATGCGCCCGCCCGGCGAGGACCACGCGCTCCGGGCACCGGCCGCCCCCGCTCGGCAGGCGCTGGTTGTCTTCGCCCTCGCGTACGGGCTGCTGCACCATCTCGGCGGGGCGCTCGGCGGGCTCGGTACGGTCGGCCCGACCCGGTGGGCCGACTGGGCCGAGCTGCTGGTGCCGTACGCGGTGCTGGTCCCGGCGGCGGTGGCGCTCGCGGCCGGCGGCGCGCGGCGGACGGTGTGGGCGGTCTACCTGGTCGGGGCGCTGCTCTACGCCGAGGGTAAGGGCGTACACGTGGCCGCGAACTCGATCGGGAACGTGGCTCCGGGGCCGGCGTCCCACCTCTGGGACGAGGTGGTCGGGCACTACCTCTGGTACGCGGGAGCCGCGCTCGTCCTCGCCGCGCTGGCCGCCACCTTCGCCCGGTCCGCCCCGCCGCACGGGATCGGGGGTTACCTGCTGGCGCTGCTGGTCGGGCTCACCCACGCGACGAACTCGCTGGAGGGCGGCACGGCGGTCTTCGGTGTGGTGGTCGCGATCGTCGGCTGCGGCTGGGGCTGGTCGACCCGGGCCGGGCTGGGCCGGCTGCTGCTGGTCGTGTACGCCCCGGCGGTGTTGGTGCTGGTCGGGTACGGGCTGTGGCACGGCGGCTTCCCGCAACCCTCGGAACTCGGCTGAGCCCTCGGAGACCCCCTGAGGCACAAGGAGGAAAGCAGATGGACTTCGGATTCGACGCCCGTACCGCCGAGCTGCACGAGGCCCTGGGCGACTTCATGGTCGACCATGTCTACCCGGCCGAGCCGGTGCACGCCGCCCAGGTGGCCGGGGCGGCCGACCCGTGGACCCGGCCGCCGGTGCTCGACGAACTCAAGGCCCAGGCGCGCAAGCGGGGCCTGTGGAACCTCTTCCTGCCCGATCCCGAGTACGGCGCCGGCCTGACCAACCTCCAGTACGCGCCGCTGGCCGAGCTGACCGGGCACAGCCCGTACCTGGCGCCGGAGGCGCTCAACTGCGCCGCGCCGGACACCGGCAACATGGAGCTGCTGGCCGAGTTCGGCTCGCCGGAGCAGCGGGAACGGTGGCTGCGTCCGCTGCTCGACGGGGAGATCCGGTCCGCGTTCTGCATGACCGAGCCCGAGGTGGCCTCGTCGGACGCGACGAACATCGCGACCCGGATCGAACGCGACGGCGACGAGTACGTGGTGACCGGGCGCAAGTGGTGGTCGTCCGGTGCGATGGACCCTCGGTGCGAGATCTTCATCGTGATGGGCAAGACCGATCCGGGCGCCGAGCGGCACCGGCAGCAGAGCATGGTGCTGGTCCCCCGGAACACGCCCGGCGTGACGGTCGAGCGCGGGATGACCGTCTTCGGTTACACCGACGGGGCGCACGGCGGGCACGCCGAGGTCAGCTTCGACGGCGTACGGGTGCCGGCGGAGAACCTGGTCGGTGCGGCCGGGGACGGGTTCCCGATCGCCCAGGCACGGCTCGGGCCGGGGCGGATCCACCACTGCATGCGCCTGGTCGGGATGGCGGAACGGGCGCTGGAGCTGCTCTGCCGGCGTACGTCGGAGCGGGTCGCGTTCGGTCGTCCGCTGGCCGAGCAGGGGGTGATCCGGGACTGGATCGCCGAGTCACGGGTCCGGATCGAGCAGGCCCGGTTGCTGGTGCTCAAGACCGCGTGGCTGATGGACACGGTCGGCAACCGGGGTGCGCACACCGAGATCCAGGCCATCAAGATCGCCACCCCTGCGATGGCCGAGTGGGTGATCGACAAGGCGATCCAGGCGTACGGCGCCGCCGGCGTCAGCCAGGACACCCCGCTTGCCGCTCTCTGGGCCCAGGCCCGCACCCTGCGCCTGGCCGACGGCCCCGACGAGGTCCACCGCGCCTCCCTCGCCCGCCGCGAACTCCGCCGCTGGTCCCCCGCCTGACGCTCAGGCGGAGGCGCGGTGGACCAGGTGGGTGTCGAGGAGGATGTAGGGGGTTTGCAGGTCCTCGTGGCGGATCCGGGACATCAGCAGGCGGGCCATCTGGCGGCCCATCTCCTCGACCGGCTGGTACACGGTGGTCAGCGGCGGGTCGGACTGGCGGGCGATCGGCGCGTCCTCGAAGCCGACCACGGACACGTCCTCGGGGACCCGCCGGCCGGCGTCGCGCAGGGCCCGCAGGGCGCCGCAGGCCATCAGGTCGGAGGCGACAAAAACCGCGTCGAGGTCCGGGCACTGTTCGAGCAGCCGCCGCATGGCCGCGGTGCCGCTGCTCTCACTGAAATCGCCGTACGCGATGAG of the Micromonospora sp. NBC_01796 genome contains:
- a CDS encoding SDR family NAD(P)-dependent oxidoreductase; this encodes MSVDTDLAGRTALVTGATAGIGRAVALKLADRGAEVVVHGRDPGRGSEVVTEIVARGGRARFVVADLANPEEVARLADNAGQVDILVNNAGIYVFTSTPETSAESFDRHVAINTRAPFLLVGALAPAMAKRGYGVVVNVTSTAATSAAPVGAAYGASKAAVELLTRSWATEFGANGVRVNGVSPGPVRTAGTEQMLGENIEVLGQVNIRGRVGEPDEIADVVLFLVDGRSSYLNGTVVVANGGERSSLPG
- a CDS encoding GNAT family N-acetyltransferase, with product MALWRIRATVDDRPGYLAVLTASLALRGVNILSVQVHTTEAGALDDFLVDAPERLTAADLVAAVERGRGRNCWVARSEARGLVDQPTRALGLASRLVRDPDALGEALRALLGADAVTWRPAPGQSRPQPGLETMRLADPAGGSYEVLRAAPGFTPAEYARAQALVDLAANVVRRTADQVTLVLPDGAELTVRPATADDLPAVLAMQNRCSARTRWQRYLGAATPSPDRLRQLLEPARGMTLLAVAGGVDGTPERVVAMANLVPEGALAEVALLVEDAWQRRGLGGALMRRLVAYASRGGCAALVAHAYADNLGLLRVLHRVGRPEPVETDGDLVTVTLPLNGADLAVAAGLGADPTTGRTVADPADASADAADEDPSGPAPVRSRAAGTA
- a CDS encoding GNAT family N-acetyltransferase, coding for MADWEIRPASVADIEAVAELRAVVLRADLERLGRYDEQRVRQRLRHGFAPEHTWVIEVDGAFAGCVSLRPAEDAHWLEHFYLVPHLQGSGIGTAVLRGLLERCDRAGTLVRLNVLQGSAARRLYERHGFRPETEDAVDVFMVREPAFAAPDV
- a CDS encoding phosphotransferase family protein, giving the protein MTEPPGSAVRPEPTSAAPDPGPVPTEESPAGLDLDRLAGHLSVHRPDLLDGAPRARLIPGGRSNLTYRVRTGAREFVLRRPPLGHVLATAHDMAREFRVISALSGTGVPVPAALLLCPDHTVIGAPFYLMEWVPGVVYRDRAQTDRLGPGQRRALALAMMDTLAVLHGVDPASVGLADFGRPEGFLARQVRRWGGQLDQSRSRPLPGMAELRERLAATAPEGANAGRIVHGDYRLDNLLAEAGPEENAEPAGATIRAVLDWEMATLGDPLADLGLLLTYWEVLGDREETVGNPVADGLGPRAGFPSGAELIERYADRSDVDVGPLDWHIALGCFKLAVICEGIHYRHTLGQTVGDGFDRIGEMVFPLVEHGLTAVPRG
- a CDS encoding class I SAM-dependent methyltransferase codes for the protein MTDTNREILRTTFGQDAELYDQCRPTYPPQLFTDLATFADLGPHTRVLEIGCGTGQATLPLAQLGCHVVAMDLSPDMAAIARRNLARFPNVTVVAAAFEDWQPSDGTFDAVLSATAFHWLDPDVRMIKAADLLRPGGSLGIVSTHHIAGGTSAFFADAQRCYERFDPTTPPGMRLTTDDETPEEAAEFDRSARFGPVEFRRYEWQQTYTAHEYLNLLMTYSGNRAMAPQARSGLFACITHLIDDVYNGEITKQYRTRLAIAQKTR
- a CDS encoding amino acid-binding protein, which gives rise to MLLRVRVTLPDRPGALGQVARTLGVAGADIVQVIVLERLGGRAVDDFTVVWPGASRVERLMAGLAAIPGVQVDGVWRAIGAPTSGGQDAELLAQVAGNPGDGLATLVDAVPGLLAADWAAAAVVPADWASRRGAALPGAPGGAPAVAYASWRAPNPLTLPEVTPLRARAMDGPVGTHYVAAPFGRAGLVLMVARVDAEGLSAAGFHITEVDRVAQLVRAAAVILGDRLDLVSAPPAAIRS
- a CDS encoding acyl-CoA dehydrogenase family protein — encoded protein: MDFGFDARTAELHEALGDFMVDHVYPAEPVHAAQVAGAADPWTRPPVLDELKAQARKRGLWNLFLPDPEYGAGLTNLQYAPLAELTGHSPYLAPEALNCAAPDTGNMELLAEFGSPEQRERWLRPLLDGEIRSAFCMTEPEVASSDATNIATRIERDGDEYVVTGRKWWSSGAMDPRCEIFIVMGKTDPGAERHRQQSMVLVPRNTPGVTVERGMTVFGYTDGAHGGHAEVSFDGVRVPAENLVGAAGDGFPIAQARLGPGRIHHCMRLVGMAERALELLCRRTSERVAFGRPLAEQGVIRDWIAESRVRIEQARLLVLKTAWLMDTVGNRGAHTEIQAIKIATPAMAEWVIDKAIQAYGAAGVSQDTPLAALWAQARTLRLADGPDEVHRASLARRELRRWSPA
- a CDS encoding TetR/AcrR family transcriptional regulator; amino-acid sequence: MTDSADKPRRLTRKGQATRERILQAATDLIAVHGVAGTGTEDVRRAAGVSGSQIYHYFDSKQALIRAVITRQADAAPVPGQPMMGLLDSFDALRAWADAAIERQEQNDGRGECTLGSLAGELSATDEESREDLSKGFLRWQSLLHDGLFAMQDRGELHPDADLDELSLALLTALQGGTLLSQTMRDTRPLRASMNAALAYIRSFAPPA